The DNA region TCAAACGGTTTCATTCTCATGCGTTCACACTCCCTTCAAACCAATTTAAGATGCATGCTTTTCGGTAAAGCTACAAAAGTTCTTCTCTAAATCATATAGTTTAAGTGCCTAAATGTCACTCAGAAAACATTAACCGCCCACGGCGAGGTCTCACCAATCCCCAGTCGAATCCACAACAGAACACTTTAGCGCCTTACCTCGTTAGTGGGTTAATCCCTGCTCGAACTACATCAAAGACATCCTCCTAAGACTTGCGTTCATGGTTTTTGAAACCAAATTTTACCTATAACGTATATGAAAGGAGGGGGTGATAATTTGATGTGTCTGATTGAGCGTATCATTCTTATTGCTTTAGATTTTTACGGTCAATATCATTTGAAGAAGGAGACAAAGGACTCTAATGATGTCATCCTTTCATAAATGATCACCGTGATATGGATTTGGAAAATGAGGGGGGCGGGGTGAGCTGGCTCAATAGTAAATGGTTCGGCAAGATTTTTTTGACTGCATGCAGGTTATTTTTAATTTTGTCTGCGGTGGGATTTATTTTTGTTGGTGGGTACATCTTTATGTTATTTCTTAGTGAACTTTAGATTGGTTTCTCCCTCGCTTATTTGTATTGATGGAAATTGCAAAGATTACGAAATCCATGCTATGGCGCTTCACTCCGTGAAGCGCTATAGCTTTATTCAAGGGTTTTCATGGCAAAGACGAAGCTGAGTAAAGGATGATGCAGTTTATTGACACCGATACGTTGGAATCATTGGAAGTGGCGCGTAATGCTATAAGGGAAGGGTTGGAAGCCGAGGTAATCGCAAAATTAACTGGATTTTCAAAAAGCGAAATCGAAAAGATAGCCGAAGATATGGAGAACTAGGAAGTAATTGGCTTTGTCTGGGAGATGTTCGATGTTAGTTTACCAAAATATCGGTACAGGTCCCAAAATCTACTGATCGGCGCTATGCCTCTATCGAATATCGGATCTATTCAATTGCTATTCGACAGAGGGTTAGCGTCCATTGGCGCTTGAGCGTGTAAAGTTCCCCCGTCTACGTTTCCTTTTGCGCAGTGGCCTGGCTTTGGATCGCCTGGGTCATTGCGGTGATCGATGCGGTGAGTGTTTCGATGCGGCTTTCAACGCGGGTGAGCAGATACCAGGAAACGAAGATGGGGAAACCTAGGTTGCTGATCCACTGGATGAGGTCCAGATGTTCCATGCTGTAGGTCCCCCCTTTGTTTTTGGGTTGTTTTAGATTTTTCTTAAATTAAGCTTCTTGAACATCAAATGGTGTGACTGTGCGATGCGTGATCGCGGCTCCTTTGATCGAGACGATGCCGAATAGATCGGCGCCAATTTCGAGGACTTCTTCCATTTGCTGTTTGACTTCAGCGTCCGTGACATCTTCCCTTGCGGCGGGAATTTCAAATTTCACGGTGGTTCCATCGTCTTTTGCAAAATACAAAGCGATGACGGTTTCGTCAATTTCACGAGGCATGAGGCGCACCTCCTTTCGTGAGGAAATAGTCGTGAGGCGGGTCAACCGAGGCGGTTAACGGAAGGACATGGGACTTAGTTTGGATTTCAGTTACATGCGAATGACTTCGGATTCAGTCGCTAAGATCACGCGATCCAGCGGCAATTCAGATAGGACGGCGAGGGCGTCGCCAAAGGCTTGGACATTATCCAATGTCGCAAATTCGGAGTTGACGTTTTTGTATGAGCGGCTTTTGAAGATCGGTTTGCCCAAATCGCTGACTCCGACGAGAAACCCAAGCTTAATTTGCTTATTGTCTTTTGTCGTGTACATCATCTTGTTTCACCTCCCTTCAATTGGTTGTCTGAAGCTGTAGGGATACCTATACCCCTAGAGGAACGGGTCTGACCCCGGTCGGAACTTGTCGAACCTTGTCGACCAACCTCCTTTCGCTTCATTGATTTAAGTATAGCGCCTTTCGATTACCTTGTAAACAATTATTTTAAAATAATTTATTATTTTGAGTACAAAAGCATCACCTCCTTAAATTGACACGTCGAGCGAGTTCTTCCCATTTGACGTCATAGCCTAACGCCTCCGCGACTTTGCGGATCGGGGCGTAGGTCAGTCCATTTTCAATAAACCCCATCGCGATCGGGCGGCCATTGTCACAAATCGAAACGAGCGATTTTTCTGTTTGCAAATCTTTCATGAGTAGGGTCCATGGAAAAAGCGGACCCGGGCAATACACTTTGTTCACGGAATCGATTTCGTTGTGTCCGATGATGTAATCGCGGGTAAGCGGGATCTGCCAACGGGCGGCGATCTGTTTGATCAGCCAAAGTCCCGCCTGGTACTGCGCTTCATCGAGCGTGCCGCCGCGGTCTTTTCCTTCAAATTCAATCGTGATCGTGTAACGATTCGGATTGCCGCGCCGCTGTAAAATAAGCGGAGCGGTTGGCTTCAGGACCCGCCCGTTCGTCCAGGCGCCGTCGGTTTCTTTGACGTATTGATGGATCTCGCCGTTGCGCCCGACACCGTAATGGCTGCTCACTTGGGTCGTTGGGTTTTGAAAATGGGCGAGCGTGCCCGCCATAAAACCGGCCATCGTATGCAACACGATTAACGGTGGAGTGGGCGGCAGGGTGGTTATGGAACGGACATTGGGTGTGAAGTTTGGGCTCGGTTTCCAGACAATCGGGTACATCCATAGATTCCTCCTTTTGTAAGTGGGTATTGTTTAATAGAAATTAACGGAATCGATCAGTGGGCTGCCGTTGGGTATCGGTTGGCGGGTGTCTGCACCCAAAGTGATAAAAAGCGGGCGGTCCATAGACGCAAGGAACGAGATCCCCATTGAGAAACAGGGCTACAGTCAGCCCGCAGGCAGGGCAACGTTTATCGCCGTATGTGGGTTGCTTTGAAAGATATGGATTCATGAGCCTAACGCCTCCAATTTTTGCAAGAGATCAGCTGCGATTGCTTGTTGTTCGGGCGAGAGCTTGTCCTCTTTGTCGGTCACGAGACCGAGCTCTTGCCGCTGTTGTTGCTTGATCACCCATTCGGGCAGATCAGAATTGCGGCGTTGTGAGGATCGGGAAGGAAATCGTTTCGGACTTGTTCCTATGATTGGAGCAATTAACGGTAGAGCGGCTTCGCGTGAATCCCGCGTTTGCGGTGGCCGCTGTTGTTGCGCCGGTTTTTTCCGCGTGGGCTTGTTCCAATCGTTGAATAGCGCTTTAAGGAAGTAAGCGGAAAAATAGTGTCGATTGACGTTGTAAGTTAAGCATTTGGACAATGTGCGCAAAAAAGATGCCGTTGAATAGGCTGGGTGTTCGCAAACCTGTTCATAGACGTTGACAATACTAGAGAGATGGGTGATCGCTTCGGGAAGTTCGGTAAAAATCCCATCGCTTATTTCGGTCGGAAGCTGCTCCTCTTTTTCAGGGGGAGTCGCGTCGATGGTTGGTATAGTGGGAACGAAAGCGTGAATGGAGCTAGAGCTCTCAATAGGCTCGTTTAAATCGGGATCCGCTTGGTCTGTGTCGTGTTCAGCAGTGATTGGCGTTAATGGCAGCCGCGCTTTTTCAGGGCAATTTTGCGGGAAAGAGTAAACGATCAGGTGTGTTTCGCGATTCGCTTGTTCGGTTCGTTTCAATTTGACAAGGCCATAGCGTGTGAGCGGCTTTAAGATTTTTTCGTAAAACGTATTTTTTCCGATAGCTAACTTTTTGATCAATTGATTTAAGGAAGATTGCAAACAATACGGCTGCCCATTTGAAGTAGGATCCGTTTTCCAACTGTGAAATTTCAGCCAGCAGACAAAAGCGCGTTCTCCGAGTTTTTCGATCCAGTCGGACAGTACAATTGGATGCAGAGGGGGAATGGTAGAGTCTAATTTCATCATCGGAACAACAGCCTCCATTATTTAGAATGGCGATCAACTTTCCTTCCTGACAAGGGGTCGTGGAAGCCCTGTCAGGGAGGAAAGGAACGTAGTCTATTAAATCGACGTGACCCATAGCAGTAACTTTTTTAAAAAAGGGAAAGAATTAGGACAGCTCCCACCGTCCATATGTTATGTAAGTAGACACTTTTAAAATGCTTTCTATCAGGGCGCGGAGTAACTCCCATTCGGTGAGGTCGGCCTTCACAGCCTTGCCTTCGCACAAAACGACTAGGATATACGTAAGCGTTTGCAGTCTTGGACTTGTGCGCCTGCCTGATTCGATTTCCTCGATCGAGCGGATGCTGACTCTGGCAAGTGTAGACAACTGTTGGCGTGTATAATGTTGACGGAGACGAAGCGACTTTACGACGTAGGCAATTGTGCATTTCTCATGATGACTCATATTCTTCATTCCTCCTTTGTCTTAATCTAAATGTAAATCATACCGAGAAAAATTACCACAACATTATAATGTGGGTTTTTGAAATGGTTGTTAGTTTAGATTTATTCTAAAAAGGTAATCCGATTACTCCACAATCATCATCATCTATCATCTCTTTAATCTTTTAAATATTTTAATATATATAGGGCGGACCAGTTCCAAAACGGAACCACGTGGAGTTTAAAATCCTGTTTGTTTACATAAGGGCACATGGGTGGAAAAGCAGGCGTAGCAACGGTTCGGGTGGGCAAGTAGCAATAGAAAAAGGGGCATCTTGATCGATTGGACCCCTTTGGGACTAGTACTAAACGGGAACCAGGTAGCGGGGTGTTGAGTGGATACTGGTTCTGGATTGGGACTGCTAGTCGGATCAGTCTGTATAACAAAACAAGCTCCTAAGACGCCAAGGACTTTATTTCGTTATACTTGGGCAGGCGCAAGACGCGGGCGAACAAATGAAAGTAAGCGTATGATCAATCGACCTTGACGGCTTCCCCTTATAAAAAGCGCAAATCCTCGTTGAATTTAGGTGAAA from Ammoniphilus oxalaticus includes:
- a CDS encoding YvrJ family protein, whose amino-acid sequence is MEHLDLIQWISNLGFPIFVSWYLLTRVESRIETLTASITAMTQAIQSQATAQKET
- a CDS encoding DUF2922 domain-containing protein — translated: MPREIDETVIALYFAKDDGTTVKFEIPAAREDVTDAEVKQQMEEVLEIGADLFGIVSIKGAAITHRTVTPFDVQEA
- a CDS encoding DUF1659 domain-containing protein — encoded protein: MMYTTKDNKQIKLGFLVGVSDLGKPIFKSRSYKNVNSEFATLDNVQAFGDALAVLSELPLDRVILATESEVIRM
- a CDS encoding N-acetylmuramoyl-L-alanine amidase — encoded protein: MYPIVWKPSPNFTPNVRSITTLPPTPPLIVLHTMAGFMAGTLAHFQNPTTQVSSHYGVGRNGEIHQYVKETDGAWTNGRVLKPTAPLILQRRGNPNRYTITIEFEGKDRGGTLDEAQYQAGLWLIKQIAARWQIPLTRDYIIGHNEIDSVNKVYCPGPLFPWTLLMKDLQTEKSLVSICDNGRPIAMGFIENGLTYAPIRKVAEALGYDVKWEELARRVNLRR
- a CDS encoding helix-turn-helix domain-containing protein, whose amino-acid sequence is MSHHEKCTIAYVVKSLRLRQHYTRQQLSTLARVSIRSIEEIESGRRTSPRLQTLTYILVVLCEGKAVKADLTEWELLRALIESILKVSTYITYGRWELS